The genome window TGCGAGTTGATGCCCATCTCTTCGGCATTGAGCATGGCGAACAAGGTCCACTTGACGATGCTGAACCACTCATCGTCGCCCTTGCGTACCAACGGCCCGAGCGGCTCCTTGGAGATCACCTCGGGCAGCACCACAAACTCATCCGGGTGAGCCATCTTGATGCGCTGCGCATACAGGCCCGACTGGTCGGTGGTGAGCACATCGCAACGCCCGGCTTCAAGGCCCTTGGCGCTTTCGTCGGCGGTGTCGAAGGTAATCGGCGTGTACTTCATGCCGTTGGTGCGAAAGTAATCCGAAACATTCAGTTCGGTGGTGGTGCCGGCCTGGATACAGACGGTCGCGCCGTCCAATTGCTTGGCGCCGGTCACGCCCAACTTGTTGTTCACCAGAAAGCCGATGCCGTCGTAATAGGTCACACCGGTGAACACCAGGCCCATGCCGGAATCGCGGGAACTGGTCCACGTCGTGTTGCGTGAGATCAGGTCGATTTCACCCGATTGCAGCGCGGTGAATCGCTCCTTGGCGGTCAACTGGCTGAACTTCACTTTGGACGCATCACCGAACACGGCCGCGGCGACTGCGTGGCAAACGTCCACGTCGATGCCGGTCATCTTGCCCTTGGAATCGGGCACGCCAAAACCCGGCAGGCCATCACTGACGCCACACTGGATAAACCCTTTCTTCTGGATCGCATCCAGGGTGACGCCGGCGTGAGCGCTGCCCGCCAGGCCCACGGCCGCAGCCGCCGTGAACGCGGCCAAGGTGGTTTTGAGGTTTTTCATGCGAGGCACTCCCTG of Pseudomonas fluorescens contains these proteins:
- a CDS encoding amino acid ABC transporter substrate-binding protein gives rise to the protein MKNLKTTLAAFTAAAAVGLAGSAHAGVTLDAIQKKGFIQCGVSDGLPGFGVPDSKGKMTGIDVDVCHAVAAAVFGDASKVKFSQLTAKERFTALQSGEIDLISRNTTWTSSRDSGMGLVFTGVTYYDGIGFLVNNKLGVTGAKQLDGATVCIQAGTTTELNVSDYFRTNGMKYTPITFDTADESAKGLEAGRCDVLTTDQSGLYAQRIKMAHPDEFVVLPEVISKEPLGPLVRKGDDEWFSIVKWTLFAMLNAEEMGINSQNVEEQAKSTKNPDVARLLGADGDYGKDLKLRKDWVVQIVKQVGNYDEVFERNVGQGSVLKIKRGLNALWSNGGIQYAPPVR